One stretch of Paenibacillus sp. AN1007 DNA includes these proteins:
- the accB gene encoding acetyl-CoA carboxylase biotin carboxyl carrier protein, whose amino-acid sequence MFKLSEIKELIKLVDESSVQELEIENEGSRLSIRKPGKTEYVQAAAVQPQVIAAPQVQPTAAVVSEAAPQADTTSHLHKIVSPMVGTFYRASSPEAGPFVSVGDKVVEKTTVCIIEAMKLMNELDADIKGEIVEVLVENGQLVEYGQPLFLVKPE is encoded by the coding sequence ATGTTTAAATTGAGTGAAATTAAAGAACTGATTAAATTGGTTGATGAAAGTTCCGTTCAGGAATTGGAAATTGAAAATGAAGGATCGCGTTTGTCGATTCGCAAACCGGGTAAAACGGAGTATGTGCAGGCTGCTGCTGTACAACCGCAAGTCATTGCTGCACCTCAGGTACAGCCTACTGCTGCTGTTGTGAGCGAGGCTGCTCCGCAAGCCGATACAACAAGTCATTTACATAAAATTGTATCTCCGATGGTGGGTACATTTTACAGAGCTTCCTCACCGGAAGCGGGTCCTTTCGTGAGTGTGGGTGATAAAGTTGTTGAGAAAACAACGGTATGCATCATCGAAGCCATGAAGCTGATGAACGAGCTTGATGCCGACATCAAAGGAGAAATCGTTGAAGTACTGGTTGAAAATGGACAGCTTGTCGAATATGGACAACCACTGTTCCTGGTGAAACCGGAATAA
- a CDS encoding SpoIIIAH-like family protein has product MNNKRQTIWLVSMLSLMVILSAYYLFTEDSGPVNPPVADSQQVDGMKQGEAKETAGLLDPTDGLVINEVVDSGKVTDDASAADPAGNAAGTEGQEAGNTEKTPAAEQGVKEGESDKKTDGAAEQGTTAVPETGNKTDGKTEGGTAKSDEEVLKEMEQQNTAVSASSQFQNYQWQREENNNRKYEELMTVAGDLSKTPEENAKATEELRALEDKEAKITGIEETLSQQYANAIVQEEADKYKVVVLSDKLDVKQAVSIVDLVMKELSVSQNKISVQYVTEQ; this is encoded by the coding sequence ATGAATAACAAACGTCAAACGATATGGCTTGTCTCCATGCTGAGCCTGATGGTTATTTTATCCGCATACTATCTTTTTACGGAAGATTCAGGCCCTGTTAATCCCCCTGTCGCTGACAGTCAGCAGGTGGACGGTATGAAACAGGGTGAAGCCAAGGAAACAGCTGGCCTCCTGGACCCGACGGATGGCCTGGTGATCAATGAAGTCGTGGATAGCGGCAAGGTTACGGATGATGCAAGTGCAGCAGACCCCGCTGGAAATGCCGCGGGCACAGAGGGACAGGAAGCGGGTAATACGGAGAAAACACCGGCTGCTGAGCAGGGTGTTAAAGAAGGCGAAAGCGATAAAAAGACAGATGGAGCCGCTGAACAGGGCACAACAGCTGTACCTGAAACAGGAAATAAAACAGATGGCAAAACGGAGGGCGGCACAGCCAAATCAGACGAGGAAGTGCTCAAGGAGATGGAGCAGCAAAACACGGCTGTATCAGCCAGCAGTCAGTTCCAGAACTATCAGTGGCAGCGTGAGGAAAACAACAATCGCAAGTATGAGGAACTGATGACCGTGGCAGGTGACCTGAGCAAAACTCCGGAAGAAAATGCAAAAGCGACAGAGGAGCTGCGTGCACTGGAAGACAAGGAAGCTAAAATTACAGGCATCGAAGAAACGCTCTCCCAACAGTATGCCAATGCAATCGTTCAGGAGGAAGCTGACAAGTATAAAGTGGTGGTCCTGAGTGATAAACTGGATGTTAAACAGGCGGTTTCCATTGTGGATCTCGTTATGAAAGAATTGTCCGTGTCGCAAAACAAAATTAGTGTGCAGTATGTCACAGAACAATAA
- the spoIIIAF gene encoding stage III sporulation protein AF yields MGWLSSWLQDLIMIVLLATFVDMLLPNRSMERYVKLVLSLLILLTLLSPITKLLRSDPVGELKRAMTAMDAPKDDHTSLEQILAQGKRMQASEQQQSLKWTAKELANVMKEQIEENTGAKVQSVEVRLAMKKQESDTESASSVELPVIQHVVVELAGELENSEVDSGTAEPVNSSPISETKDRAKQNEMQPGNPPIRIDPIEVTKVQVETDVEDLKSPQTSSGPNPAPPVTRSSGEGSDAQQTSTASSEHAVQIISLLKENWKIDATQVQVTETKTAAVL; encoded by the coding sequence ATGGGGTGGCTGAGCAGCTGGCTGCAGGATCTGATCATGATCGTTTTGCTGGCAACGTTTGTGGATATGCTGCTTCCGAATCGTTCCATGGAAAGGTACGTCAAGCTTGTGCTGAGCCTTCTCATCCTGCTGACCCTGTTATCACCTATAACCAAACTGCTGCGGAGTGATCCGGTAGGCGAGTTGAAACGAGCGATGACAGCAATGGATGCTCCGAAAGATGATCATACCTCTTTGGAGCAGATTCTGGCTCAGGGGAAGCGGATGCAGGCAAGTGAACAGCAGCAGTCACTAAAGTGGACGGCCAAGGAACTCGCTAACGTCATGAAAGAGCAGATCGAAGAAAATACTGGCGCCAAAGTTCAGTCTGTCGAGGTACGGCTGGCGATGAAAAAACAGGAATCCGATACAGAATCAGCTTCCTCAGTTGAACTTCCTGTTATTCAACATGTTGTGGTTGAGCTGGCTGGGGAGTTGGAAAATTCGGAGGTGGATTCGGGAACGGCAGAGCCTGTGAATAGTTCTCCGATTTCAGAAACGAAAGATCGGGCAAAGCAGAATGAAATGCAGCCCGGCAATCCACCGATCCGGATTGATCCGATTGAAGTCACGAAGGTGCAGGTTGAAACGGATGTGGAGGATTTAAAAAGCCCTCAAACATCTTCTGGTCCTAATCCCGCCCCACCTGTTACCCGCAGCTCTGGTGAAGGTTCCGACGCACAGCAAACAAGTACTGCAAGCTCTGAGCATGCTGTACAGATTATTTCACTGCTCAAAGAGAATTGGAAGATTGACGCCACTCAAGTCCAAGTGACCGAGACCAAAACTGCAGCGGTGCTCTGA
- the spoIIIAG gene encoding stage III sporulation protein AG, translated as MKQWFKKLETWMGGGEGGAKRSQTLRWLIVLGLIGVGIMLFNSFVNVKKIDSENIGREPPEQVTSMSAVQNDLLEENPFQAIEMAFEDKVKGVLENIVGVGTVDVMVTVDSTEELVVQRNVKDSQQLTEETDANGGKRHMTQYTRDGEIITYEISGDQTPIVTKKLKPQIRGVLVVAKGAENKVVKDLITDAVEKGLNVAAYRISVVPRKQD; from the coding sequence ATGAAACAATGGTTCAAAAAGCTGGAAACCTGGATGGGTGGTGGTGAGGGAGGGGCTAAGCGAAGCCAAACGTTGCGATGGCTGATCGTTCTGGGACTGATCGGTGTAGGCATTATGCTGTTTAATTCCTTTGTTAACGTCAAAAAAATTGATTCCGAGAACATCGGCAGAGAACCGCCTGAGCAGGTGACTTCAATGTCAGCCGTTCAGAATGATTTGCTGGAGGAGAATCCTTTTCAAGCGATTGAAATGGCATTTGAAGACAAGGTCAAAGGGGTACTGGAGAACATTGTCGGCGTAGGTACGGTTGATGTGATGGTTACGGTGGATTCCACGGAAGAATTGGTCGTGCAGCGGAACGTAAAAGATTCACAGCAGCTGACCGAAGAGACGGATGCTAACGGCGGCAAAAGGCATATGACGCAGTACACGCGTGACGGTGAAATTATTACGTATGAAATATCAGGGGATCAGACGCCGATTGTTACGAAAAAGTTGAAACCACAGATTCGTGGTGTGCTGGTCGTAGCGAAAGGTGCAGAGAACAAGGTTGTGAAAGACCTGATTACAGATGCTGTTGAAAAAGGTTTAAATGTCGCGGCGTACCGGATTTCGGTTGTTCCGCGCAAGCAGGATTAA